A single window of Lutzomyia longipalpis isolate SR_M1_2022 chromosome 1, ASM2433408v1 DNA harbors:
- the LOC129796272 gene encoding histone acetyltransferase KAT6A-like isoform X8, which translates to MRESSNEVSAQVWRDWILEAIRKIRFQKQRPSIQRICQAIGAHHKFHEDIVAVKLEEAVEAGSVIKVYNKGLHSYKAPMARRCVSVNNTTDLSRLVAKAVKELGECDGSTIKSIENYVQKSNNIQLAPDTDIKEVIRNSVKTAVTNGLLINEGKLFKVGKVKVTPKKKTPTTTAGTPRKKGTPATATNTPAQEAQTPTSASTKTGLGAVCAECLGTELKGPRGIPEILSSCSGCGMAMHTTCANLTSRKGAPQIELSALVAKGSEWYCEECRSCEGCNSSTAENGPCLLGCFACHKNYHFSCLDPVPVKKIKCPWRCRLCLDHHEKKPSTSKAEVKRSPDRKGAAAREKKNEGKKRRVSPEKPSSGGNVTTTMPSPQQQQQQSTKRSRVPPIVASTTEDSEEEGDSDGIPEQQPLPPGVTQKDVQLYKEIREKAVEVVTEVNPGGKMNLAVAGSSLTPKYLSPPSMALVAQERCPAAIEFGQWDIDTWYSSPFPQEYARLPKLFLCEFCLKYTKSKAVLERHQDKCSWRHPPGTEIYRCGDLSVFEVDGNVNKLYCQNLCLLAKLFLDHKTLYYDVEPFLFYVLTRNDRKGCHLVGYFSKEKHCQQKYNVSCIMTMPQYQRQGYGRFLIDFSYLLSREEGQPGTPEKPLSDLGRVSYHAYWKSVVLEYLHEHRKEAFSVRKLARVSGMCIPDIATTLNLLGFLKQIPREGDDEPVTTICVDYKKVDAHQEKVAKNKTRIYIDSECLRWTPLLTPAINPFRGDSDDSSTAASPERKKDAAEKSCESAVEEDGKSHPISVVAALQSNIIDNSGVKLKRRRYTTTGQRLPKTPKKTPVVVPPAPPKPKETPQPKAQLKAQPKEKPPAKEKASQQPKEKPQLTPQTPEYLDTTSSGRKRTRPSKFNETTFRDIRFKSTDASGCDEPPEETSKPPAKTSSSSRSKRRTSVAAALAQEMERDSSPEKKKSKHSKKEEKAEKLQEKRESTDKEERLVEKSSKPEKAEKSQRHEKGDKSSPEKIAKAEPEKVVKAEKSAKHEKSTKASQEKSDRAVLEKPEKAQQEKVQQEKAERTEKIERMETPTRSSRSRSETKKALAATTSQESDTPSEMSESSPAAGKSRRALNRTPAPPNRGVRHSLRQEAQSRDRKKESEVPEEQQPAKKKAEKVNKVAEDEKIETKSPVTVKRKRESAAKSKGGAGGSRELVTTSEDEQPAKKQLTIPEILRAKEAKKEANTLKKNETTEKIREKTKEKPDVQAKETEKNEEVLKEKKKPVPTPKLRSKKRLRETVDSTSQESSVDDEVEEKERKTPSNIHQVRMPTIPVVPIDAATRAESPKEVPPKKEAHPEKTKTETKVSEKVVKVDGKSSEKAKSPEKPKTDKPTTPEKVKVQEKPKVQEKPKSPEKPKSTESQKIQPAERPHEIQIISVTSLAPEAANSKKDSSMDLHADAVAKKTKKQVMRDVLKQEKSQSSSSSSSSSSSSSSSSSCSSSSNGSSASEENNSQRSLDLPKNKEKQQPPTTVKPIEVEKSVIVAKTNNTVTESTVSNVATPKTSTAKTVESLKVEEKMGDVSIFGKKENQEKVPVIKESKKSICDEKPMDIPMTPENATSVLKVNENYTSKAHSEMRPNVIVDPIPMDIEVEEPPKEVKVVSEKKEMSPEKQKSKETDEPVAKKIKTSPKIKDGSDPNKIVLSDSESETEIDGQKIKILKNPPEDLVKNVIKQVETELPTPTKESKEMSVIKISKEQMESSTIPAVPVFDGAEKKDEGAFQPKNLLGHAKPTGGGGGGGMNPAVAPNQPSVEDTKAQQNVDRDAEKLFTSQQQQQQQVPAPKPPERLSEVRRSSKDSRSTPASATKPPPSAQESQSSVAKKSQSTGTDFKPEHKSHSRSNNLDAIKSETRCNPAMELGGNQPRKDDSPNKKEHKTSTSVGTSTLSASTSTTTATVSKGSDGHSVASNSNSSSTKTQHHQESTAKNTSTSSSSSSSTTSSALSSSRQASKQQALQQQQQQLQQQQQQYQQQHSAAAQQSILDQKAIELNKMQFATMNSLPNYHTTHPQYWQWEAYYQGYNPLPHLDPTTQKSPNKFHKDLASSMAYGHGLPQNLYQNSLTMQPQPPQTQHIAPPIVKEKSQRSDKQKSSKSSKSDEKAYQGSGMSGSMVSKGQQYSNASSQSMSSSNASSKSKGHHHHGKSEEKTLAAHMNANAAQHQSAAAIMVNSHQEAMANLNSHMHHQQQQQQQSHQQQQQMMGKSEDHTDVTTVTADIKQHNTPPSTDIPSMGVYTPDSTTNSVHSLHYGQCDIDVSQLGLESPTSTSSDIASQNSVENVRPPSVVPQQHSQQVQQQQYSDCSVHQQHQQMQQQQQQQQQQQHINMVPTSSPQHQMAMAAMAAAANMVPSQGMSQSQSRKMSQQHHQQQSQRSGGSAATNRASTPKVTAGQHHRNTSTPGANNQRQQHTATPPVGNNNQQMASPNQASQHQQLQHQHLNQQAAAQQQQQNLQHMQYGHMLHGHHHQAMTPQAGNYIGAPQMTQNFPAQSPNSYGSMTTVIQHRMSGTPHGNLTAHNPLSSPQQRLGPSPSACSAGNNFYIQSPGNATHHQSHTPVPQIATPTPSATPTPQMSGGGGPPSGAGQAAAGNMCSLSKLQQLTNGLEMIQPGGGCNTPPAGTVNLTPPPNHHPHATMTPPPTHLVQQNPARNISTPPASLQSQMAASLGYHHKYYPGNVNSPVGAGNGAAAAGSGGASRTSRNTASAPVQHMPSAAAAAAAAAASRVSPNVTISPNLMSPYGTLNGYRMAAQQSAGSVATYITNSAAAAGFNPQLPVQMNVMNMQSQYQDPASIQRAAQQNSVYSPYYISLNGSMRR; encoded by the exons ATGCGAGAATCGTCCAACGAGGTGAGCGCTCAGGTGTGGCGCGATTGGATCTTAGAGGCAATCCGGAAGATACGTTTCCAGAAGCAGCGTCCCAGTATACAGCGAATATGTCAGGCAATTGGGGCGCATCACAAATTCCACGAAGACATTGTTGCCGTGAAGTTGGAAGAGGCCGTCGAGGCGGGTTCGGTGATTAAGGTGTACAATAAGGGTTTACACTCCTACAAAGCCCCCATGGCCAGACGATGTGTCTCTGTGAATAATACGACAGATCTTTCACGTCTCGTGGCGAAGGCTGTCAAGGAGTTGGGGGAATGCGATGGGAGTACAATAAAGTCAATTGAGAATTATGTGCAGAAatcaaataatattcaattggCACCTGATACGGATATCAAGGAAGTTATTAGGAATTCCGTAAAGACCGCCGTGACGAATGGGTTGCTCATCAATGAGGGGAAACTCTTTAAAGTGGGGAAAGTGAAGGTGACGCCGAAGAAGAAGACGCCGACGACGACAGCGGGAACACCACGGAAGAAGGGTACACCTGCTACAGCGACAAATACACCAGCCCAGGAGGCTCAAACCCCAACATCGGCCTCCACAAAG ACTGGACTTGGTGCTGTGTGTGCAGAATGTCTCGGGACAGAGCTAAAGGGTCCACGGGGTATCCCGGAAATTCTCAGCTCATGCAGTGGCTGTGGCATGGCAATGCATACAACGTGTGCCAATCTCACAAGTCGCAAGGGTGCACCGCAAATTGAATTATCAGCATTGGTGGCAAAGGGAAGTGAATGGTATTGCGAAGAGTGTAGATCCTGTGAAGGATGCAATTCGAGTACAGCTGAAAATGGACCTTGTCTCCTTGGGTGCTTTGCGTGCCATAAGAATTATCATTTTAGCTGTTTGGATCCAGTGCctgtgaagaaaatcaaatgtcCATGGAG GTGTCGCCTCTGTTTGGATCACCATGAAAAGAAGCCAAGTACGAGCAAGGCTGAGGTGAAAAGAAGTCCTGATCGTAAAGGAGCAGCAGCCagagagaagaagaatgaaGGCAAGAAAAGAAG AGTTTCCCCGGAAAAGCCATCGAGTGGTGGAAATGTGACGACGACAATGCCATCaccgcagcagcagcagcagcagagcACGAAACGTTCACGGGTACCACCAATTGTGGCGTCAACGACGGAAGATTCGGAGGAGGAGGGCGATTCGGACGGGATTCCGG AACAACAACCCCTTCCACCGGGTGTGACGCAAAAGGATGTTCAGCTTTACAAGGAAATCCGGGAGAAGGCCGTGGAAGTTGTGACTGAAGTGAATCCAGGTGGAAAGATGAATTTAGCCGTAGCGGGGAGTTCTCTAACGCCAAAGTACCTGAGTCCACCTTCAATGGCACTTGTGGCGCAAGAAAGGTGCCCAGCGGCCATTGAATTTGGTCAGTGGGACATTGATACGTGGTATTCCAGTCCATTCCCTCAGGAATATGCTAG GTTACCCAAATTATTCCTGTGTGAATTCTGCTTGAAGTATACAAAGAGTAAAGCCGTACTGGAGCGTCATCAGGACAAATGTAGCTGGCGTCATCCACCTGGAACGGAAATCTACAGATGCGGGGATTTATCGGTGTTCGAAGTGGATGGAAATGTCAATAAGCTGTACTGTCAGAATCTCTGCCTCTTGGCAAAATTATTCCTCGACCACAAGACTCTCTACTATGATGTTGAACCATTTCTCTTCTATGTCCTCACGCGAAATGATCGCAAAGGATGCCATTTGGTGGGATATTTCTCAAAGGAGAAGCACTGCCAGCAGAAATACAATGTTTCGTGCATAATGACAATGCCACAGTATCAACGGCAGGGATATGGGAGATTTCTCATTGATTTCAGCTACTTGCTGAGTCGTGAGGAAGGACAACCGGGGACACCGGAAAAGCCCCTTTCGGATCTCGGAAGAGTCTCCTACCATGCCTACTGGAAGTCCGTTGTACTCGAATACCTCCATGAGCATCGCAAAGAAGCTTTCTCAGTGCGAAAATTGGCAAGAGTATCAGGGATGTGTATTCCTGATATTGCAACAACGCTGAATCTTTTGGGATTCCTCAAGCAAATACCACGTGAGGGTGATGATGAGCCCGTAACGACGATTTGTGTTGACTACAAAAAAGTCGATGCTCATCAGGAGAAGGTGGCAAAGAATAAGACACGAATCTACATTGATAGTGAATGCTTACGATGGACCCCACTCCTAACGCCTGCAATTAATCCCTTTCGAGGTGATTCAGACGATAGTAGCACAGCGGCATCGCCAGAGAGGAAAAAAGATGCTGCGGAGAAGTCGTGTGAATCGGCAGTGGAAGAAGATGGCAAATCCCATCCAATCTCCGTTGTAGCTGCACTACAGAGCAATATAATTGACAACAGTGGGGTGAAGCTGAAGAGGCGACGGTACACAACAACTGGACAGAGATTGCCGAAGACACCAAAGAAAACTCCGGTTGTTGTTCCGCCAGCACCGCCAAAGCCCAAGGAAACACCCCAGCCTAAGGCTCAGTTAAAGGCACAGCCGAAGGAGAAGCCTCCAGCAAAGGAAAAGGCATCGCAACAGCCAAAAGAAAAGCCTCAGTTGACACCTCAAACACCCGAGTACCTCGATACAACATCCTCCGGGAGAAAACGAACGCGTCCAAGTAAATTCAATGAGACCACCTTCCGGGATATTCGTTTCAAGTCAACAGATGCATCTGGTTGCGATGAACCTCCTGAAGAGACATCAAAACCTCCCGCTAAAACATCCAGTTCATCTCGTAGTAAACGACGTACTTCCGTAGCAGCTGCTTTAGCTCAAGAAATGGAACGTGATTCATCGcctgaaaagaagaaatcgaAGCATTcgaagaaagaagaaaaagcagaAAAGCTTCAGGAAAAACGGGAGAGTACAGATAAGGAAGAAAGATTAGTGGAGAAGTCATCAAAGCCAGAAAAAGCGGAGAAAAGTCAAAGACATGAGAAAGGTGATAAATCATCACCGGAGAAGATTGCAAAAGCTGAACCTGAGAAAGTTGTCAAAGCAGAGAAATCAGcaaaacatgaaaaatcaaCGAAAGCTTCTCAGGAAAAGTCTGACAGGGCAGTGTTGGAGAAACCCGAAAAGGCGCAACAAGAAAAGGTGCAACAAGAAAAGGCTGAAAGAACCGAGAAAATCGAAAGAATGGAAACTCCAACGCGTTCTAGTAGATCAAGGAGTGAGACAAAGAAGGCTTTAGCTGCAACCACAAGTCAAGAATCAGATACTCCATCGGAAATGAGTGAGAGTTCTCCAGCTGCTGGAAAATCACGACGTGCACTGAATAGAACACCAGCACCACCAAATCGGGGTGTAAGGCATTCATTGAGACAAGAAGCACAGAGTAGGGATAGGAAGAAGGAGTCAGAAGTACCTGAAGAGCAACAACCAGCAAAAAAGAAGGCTGAAAAGGTGAATAAAGTAGCTGAAGATGAGAAGATTGAAACAAAAAGTCCTGTTACTGTTAAGCGAAAACGCGAATCTGCTGCAAAATCAAAAGGAGGTGCTGGTGGTAGTCGAGAACTCGTGACAACCAGTGAAGATGAGCAACCGGCAAAAAAGCAACTAACAATTCCGGAGATTCTTAGagcaaaagaagcaaaaaaggaGGCAAATACATTGAAGAAGAATGAAACTACAGAGAAAATTCGTGAGAAGACAAAAGAGAAACCTGACGTACAAGCGAAGGAAACCGAGAAGAATGAAGAGGttttgaaggaaaagaagaaaccaGTGCCAACACCTAAATTGCGTAGTAAGAAAAGATTACGGGAAACTGTTGACTCCACTTCCCAAGAATCCTCCGTAGATGATGAAGTTGAggaaaaggagagaaaaactCCCTCAAATATTCATCAAGTGCGAATGCCGACAATTCCTGTTGTTCCCATTGATGCTGCTACACGTGCTGAATCCCCCAAAGAGGTGCCGCCGAAGAAGGAAGCGCATCCGGAGAAGACAAAGACTGAGACAAAAGTGTCAGAGAAGGTGGTGAAAGTCGACGGAAAGAGCTCTGAGAAGGCAAAATCTCCAGAGAAACCCAAGACTGACAAACCAACAACTCCTGAAAAGGTAAAAGTGCAGGAAAAACCGAAAGTGCAAGAAAAGCCGAAAAGCCCGGAAAAACCTAAATCAACTGAGAGTCAGAAAATACAGCCAGCAGAAAGGCCGCATGAAATACAGATTATCTCAGTTACGTCACTCGCTCCGGAGGCGGCAAATTCGAAGAAAGACAGTTCAATGGATCTCCATGCTGATGCAGttgcaaagaaaacaaaaaagcaAGTAATGAGGGATGTTCTGAAGCAAGAAAAGTCTCAGTCCTCTTCATCTAGTTCCTCCAGCTCATCGTCTTCGTCCTCTTCTTCATCATGTTCATCTTCGTCAAATGGGAGTTCGGCatcagaagaaaataatagtCAGAGAAGTTTGGACCTTCCAAAAAACAAGGAGAAACAGCAGCCACCAACAACGGTTAAACCGATAGAGGTAGAGAAATCTGTTATTGTAGCAAAAACCAATAACACCGTGACTGAATCAACTGTTTCTAATGTTGCAACTCCCAAGACTTCCACGGCAAAGACTGTCGAGAGTTTGAAGGTAGAAGAAAAGATGGGTGATGTGTCAATTTTTGGAAAGAAAGAGAATCAAGAAAAAGTCCCCGTGATCAAGGAGAGTAAAAAGAGTATTTGTGATGAGAAGCCCATGGATATTCCCATGACCCCAGAGAATGCAACAAGTGTTCTCAAAGTAAATGAAAACTACACGTCTAAAGCTCACAGTGAAATGCGTCCGAATGTTATTGTTGATCCAATTCCAATGGATATTGAAGTTGAAGAGCCTCCAAAGGAGGTGAAGGTGGTGTCGGAGAAGAAGGAAATGTCTccagaaaaacaaaaatcaaagGAAACGGATGAACCTGttgctaaaaaaatcaagacaTCTCCTAAAATTAAAGATGGAAGTGAtccaaataaaattgttcTCTCCGATTCGGAGTCAGAGACTGAAATTGATGGACAGAAAATAAAGATCCTGAAGAATCCACCGGAAGATCTTGTGAAGAATGTTATAAAGCAAGTTGAAACGGAACTTCCGACTCCGACGAAAGAAAGTAAGGAGATGTCTGTGATTAAGATAAGTAAAGAACAAATGGAAAGTTCCACAATCCCAGCTGTTCCGGTGTTTGATGGTGCAGAGAAGAAGGATGAAGGGGCTTTCCAGCCAAAAAACTTATTGGGACATGCTAAGCCAACTGGtggaggtggtggtggtggaatgAATCCTGCAGTTGCACCGAATCAACCTTCAGTTGAAGACACAAAAGCTCAACAGAATGTTGATAGAGATGCTGAAAAGTTGTTTACATCAcaacagcagcaacaacaacaagtACCTGCTCCAAAACCTCCAGAGCGTCTTTCAGAGGTTAGGAGATCATCCAAGGATTCTCGATCAACACCTGCATCTGCaacaaaaccacccccatctgctcaagaaagtcaatcatccGTTGCAAAGAAATCTCAATCAACTGGAACGGATTTTAAACCTGAACACAAATCACATAGTCGAAGTAATAACCTGGATGCaataaaaagtgaaacaaGGTGTAATCCAGCAATGGAATTGGGGGGTAATCAACCGAGAAAGGATGATTCACCTAATAAGAAAGAGCACAAAACTTCAACGTCTGTTGGAACGAGCACACTATCAGCATCAACATCAACTACAACGGCAACAGTGTCAAAGGGTAGTGATGGACATTCAGTTGCCAGTAATAGTAACAGTAGCAGTACGAAGACTCAGCATCATCAGGAAAGTACAGCCAAGAATACATCCACATCATCTTCATCTTCGTCCTCCACTACGTCGTCTGCATTATCAAGTAGTCGACAGGCATCGAAGCAACAGGCactgcagcagcagcagcaacagttGCAACAGCAACAGCAACAGTATCAGCAGCAACATTCAGCAGCTGCTCAGCAGAGTATTTTGGATCAGAAGgcaattgaattgaataaaatgcaatttgccACGATGAATTCCCTGCCAAACTACCACACAACACATCCGCAGTATTGGCAATGGGAGGCCTACTACCAGGGTTACAATCCCCTTCCGCATTTGGATCCAACAACACAAAAATCCCccaataaattccacaaagaTCTCGCTTCGTCAATGGCCTACGGACATGGATTGCCGCAGAATCTCTATCAAAATAGCCTCACAATGCAACCCCAACCACCGCAGACACAACACATTGCCCCGCcaattgtgaaagaaaaatcccagaGGAGTGACAAGCAGAAGTCGTCGAAATCATCAAAATCCGATGAGAAGGCATATCAGGGAAGTGGAATGAGTGGAAGTATGGTTAGTAAGGGTCAGCAGTATTCGAATGCAAGTTCTCAGAGTATGTCGTCTTCGAATGCTTCGTCTAAATCCAAAGGGCATCATCATCATGGGAAGAGTGAGGAGAAAACTTTGGCAGCGCATATGAATGCAAATGCTGCGCAGCATCAATCAGCAGCTGCCATTATGGTTAATAGTCATCAGGAAGCAATGGCGAATCTCAATTCCCACATGCAccatcagcagcagcagcaacagcagagTCATCAACAGCAGCAACAGATGATGGGGAAGTCTGAAGATCACACTGATGTTACGACGGTGACTGCGGATATAAAGCAGCATAATACACCCCCGTCTACGGATATCCCCTCAATGGGTGTCTATACGCCAGACTCAACGACAAATTCCGTGCATAGCTTGCACTATGGGCAATGTGATATTGATGTGAGTCAGTTGGGATTGGAGTCACCAACGAGTACAAGTAGTGATATTGCGTCACAAAATTCCGTTGAAAATGTGAGACCACCGAGTGTTGTACCTCAGCAGCATAGTCAACAagtgcagcagcagcagtatTCAGATTGTTCGGTGCATCAGCAGCATCAACAAatgcagcagcaacaacaacaacagcagcagcagcaacacaTAAATATGGTACCAACATCAAGTCCGCAGCATCAAATGGCAATGGCAGCCATGGCGGCGGCGGCAAATATGGTTCCAAGTCAGGGAATGTCACAGAGTCAATCGCGTAAGATGTCACAGCAGCATCATCAGCAACAGAGTCAGCGAAGTGGTGGGAGTGCAGCGACAAATCGGGCATCAACGCCAAAGGTGACAGCGGGGCAGCATCATAGGAACACATCAACACCTGGGGCTAATAATCAACGGCAGCAACATACGGCTACGCCACCTGTGGGGAATAATAATCAACAAATGGCCAGTCCAAATCAGGCGTCGCAGCATCAGCAGTTGCAGCATCAGCATCTCAATCAGCAAGCTGCTGCACAGCAACAGCAACAAAATTTGCAGCATATGCAGTATGGGCATATGTTGCATGGGCATCATCATCAAGCTATGACACCACAGGCGGGTAACTACATTGGTGCACCGCAGATGACGCAGAATTTCCCCGCACAATCCCCCAATTCGTATGGTTCAATGACAACGGTCATACAGCATAGGATGTCGGGGACACCGCATGGGAATTTGACAGCTCATAACCCACTATCGAGTCCACAGCAGCGCCTTGGCCCGTCGCCATCGGCATGTTCGGCAGGGAATAATTTCTACATTCAATCACCAGGGAATGCGACGCATCATCAGAGTCACACGCCCGTGCCGCAGATTGCCACGCCGACCCCATCGGCAACACCAACGCCACAAATGAGCGGTGGTGGGGGACCACCAAGTGGTGCTGGACAGGCAGCAGCGGGGAATATGTGTAGCCTTTCCAAGTTGCAACAACTGACAAATGGGCTGGAGATGATTCAACCAGGTGGAGGATGCAATACCCCACCAGCGGGAACGGTTAACCTAACCCCACCGCCAAATCATCATCCCCACGCAACGATGACACCACCCCCAACGCATTTGGTGCAACAGAACCCAGCCCGGAACATCTCAACGCCTCCGGCTTCGCTGCAATCGCAAATGGCGGCATCCCTTGGGTACCATCACAAATACTATCCGGGTAATGTGAATTCACCCGTTGGCGCGGGGAATGGGGCAGCAGCTGCTGGGAGTGGTGGGGCGAGTAGGACATCGAGGAATACAGCATCAGCTCCGGTACAGCATATGCCGTCAGCGgcggcagcagcagcagcagctgcaGCAAGTCGGGTGAGTCCAAATGTGACCATAAGTCCGAATCTTATGTCACCCTATGGCACTCTCAATGGCTACCGGATGGCGGCACAGCAGTCAGCGGGTTCCGTTGCCACCTACATCACCAATTCAGCTGCAGCAGCGGGCTTCAACCCCCAACTTCCGGTGCAGATGAATGTGATGAATATGCAGAGTCAGTACCAAGATCCAGCCTCAATTCAACGGGCAGCGCAACAGAATTCCGTCTATTCGCCGTACTACATCTCACTCAATGGATCAATGCGTCGGTAG